Below is a window of Nitrospirota bacterium DNA.
CGGTTTGAGAAATTGAAGTAGCTGATCAGATGGACTGCGTCGAGAATGGCCTCGTCTGAAAAGCCTTTTGAGCGAAGGGAGTCGATGTCACCATTACTCATCCCCTTTATATTCAGTGTCAGCTTGGCCGCGTAATCGAGGAGTGTCTTTGTTGCCGGGTCAAAATCGACCTGCGTATAGTCTTCCTGTATTCTGATTACTTTTTCCTGGTCGTGGACCTCATCAAGGAGGTCCTGCTCGTGGCTTTCCATTCAATAATAACAGCCGTTGAGCTTTGAGACCACGGTTGCGATAAGCACGCGCTGCAGCCTGCTCAATCCTCCGGGCTTGTCCATCAGGTGACGGTAAAACTTCCGCCCTATTGCTATGGCCTCAGCGTTGAGGCTCTGAATCTTTACAAGATTGATCACATGTCCGAATTTCGCGCGGGTCTGCTCGTAGATCTCAGCCAATAACCCGTCGGCCTCGTTGTCAGGAACTGTTTTGATCCAACTCATATTTACCTCCCCTAATATTTGATTTATAAAGTGTATATCGGCAAAAGCGAGTGTTTTCTTGAACCATAGAGCAATAGTGCGAATGTATTTGATAGTCAGTTGACTTTTGCACTTCTTATAAGGCGCGAATACGTATTGCAATCCACACCAGCAATCTTTTAGGATTACACCTATGGATGAACAAACTCTCCGCGTGCTTGAATTCGACAAGGTCCTTGAAATGGCCGCGGCCTTTGCCGTCACGGTCCCGGGGAGGGTTGTGGTCCGGAAAATCAGCCCACTCAAAAAGGCCGAAGATATAAGGCGGCAGATCGACCTTGTTTCAGAGTGCCGGAGATTTCTGTCCGAGGGACGGGCCATGGGCATAGAGCATTTTGATGACCTGTCCCCGCTGTTTCAGAGGGTCAGGCCCGCGGATGCCATGCTTGAGCCTGTGGAGATAAGGGCCTTTCTTCCCCTTCTCTATTCCTCATTCAATCTTAAGATACTGAGCGAAGACCCCTCATGTCCCGGCCTGGGCGAGATAGTTTCTCTTCTTGCCACTCACCCGCATATCAGGAAGGCGATAGAAGGCGCGATCGACCTTGAAGGGAAGATACGCGATAGCGCATCGCCGGAACTCTCTCATATAAGAAAAGGGCTCAAGTCCTGCGAGATCAAGATCAAAAACACACTTGAGGGTATTCTGAAGCAGAAGGAAATGGAAACTTATCTGCAGGATTTTTATGTGACCGAGAGGAACAAGAGATGGGTCATCCCTGTGAAACGTGATTTCAAAAGCAATGTCCCGGGGGTTGTGCACGACATTTCAAACACAGGCGAGACGGTCTTTGTGGAGCCGTACCCTGTCCAGCAGCTTGGCAATGAGCTTGAATCTCTAAGGGCCGAGGAGAAGCTTGAGGAGTACAGGATCCTCAGGAGCCTTGCGTCTCTTATAAGAGCACACCTTCATGAAATTGAAAGCGACTATCGCATTGTCGCGCAGGTTGACTCCCTTCAGGCCATGGCGGTATTTTCAGGGCAGATGGACATGTCCCCGCCAGAAATAAATGAGAAGGGTTATATGAATATCATCAGGGGACAGCACCCTCTTCTGTGGAAGAGATTGAAAAAGGAAAACCGCGAAGGCGCCCTTGTGCCGCTTGATATTGACCTGGGCAGAGGGCATTCATGCATGGTCATTACCGGCTCGAACGCGGGCGGCAAGACAGTGTCCCTCAAGACCATCGGTGTGCTGAACCTCATGGCGCTTTCAGGGATGCACATTCCCGCAGGCTCGGGCACAACAGTGCCTTTACTGAATAATGTCCTTGCAGACATCGGCGATGAACAATCCATCGAGCAGAACCTCTCTACATTCTCCGCGCACATCAAACGCATCTCGGAGATCATCAGGCAAAGCAGCGCCCGGACGCTGATCGTCATTGATGAGCTCGGAACAGGCACAGACCCTGAGCAGGGAGGGGCCCTGTCATGCGCGGTTTTAAGAAAAATGAAACAGCTCGGCGCGCTCATTCTTGTGTCCACGCATCTTGGGATGCTAAAGGCCTTTGCCCATTCCGAACCGGGGATGATAAACAGCGCGATGGAGATGGAGGAAGTTACCGTCAACGGAGTTTCAACCTACAGACCTACTTATAAACTTATCATCGGCGAGCCCGGCACTTCACACGCCTTTGAGATTGCGGAATCGCTTGGACTCAATGCGGACGTCATCAGTGAGGCGAGGGACTTTGTAAAGGATGAAGGCGGGCGGATCGAGCCGCTTATCACGGAGCTGAAACACAAGACAAGAGAACTCGATAACAGGCTGAAAGAGACTGAGGGACTGAAGCAGGAGGCTGAGCGTCTGCGGTCCAATCTGAAAGAAGAGATTACGCGGCTCAAGGCAGCGGAAAAAGAGACGATGGCAAAGGCCCTTAGTGAATCTGAAGAAGTTATCAGGCAGGCAAAAAAAGAGGCGCGGGACATTATCGACATCCTGAAACGGGCAAGCCTCTCAGAGGCCAGAGAGCTCGCAAAGGGACTCGATAAAAAGCTTGAGGAAGTTATAACCATCCGGAAACAGTTTGCACCCGAAAAGATTAATCTTCTGAAGGAAGTGAAGGAAGGACAGCGCGCATTCGTGATCACTCTTAAAAAACATGGCATCATTCAATCAGTAAATGAAAAGACACAGAAATGCCGCGTGCTGATCGAGGGAAAAGAGTTTACGGTTTCGATGAAGGACCTCTCATCGCCGGTTACGGATATAGCAGAGAAACAATCGCCTGCCCGTAAGGGCGAACGGCCGTTCGCCCCTGCGGAGACCGGCGATGCTAATATTCCGCATGAAATAAAAGTCATCGGCCAGCGCGTGGACCCCGCGCTTTCACTCATCGAGCGTTTTCTCAATGATGCTTCAATGGCGGGAATGACGCAGGTGAAAATTATTCACGGGATCGGCACAGGCATCCTCGCCCGCGCGATACGTGATTATCTCAAAGACCATCCGCTTGTCGAGAGTTTCAGGAAAGGAAATGAAGACGAAGGCGGCGAGGCCGTGACTGTTGTGGTGCTGTAAGAAAGGGGAGAGGCGCGCATTCGGCTTTGAAATTTTTATTTTTTTCTTGAAAATAAGGACCTGGCTTGTATATGATAACGTATAGGCACAGAATTAAAAGCAAATGTCCCTCCTGAAAAAAGATAGTATAATTTAAGAAGATATAAAAGAAGCCGTTAAGAGAAGAGATAGTTTATCTGGAATAGAGATGATAACAAGATTATCAGACATAAATTGTTCCCGCTTTGATGTTAATTTATTTACCGATCTAAAATACTTCAATGTTGATAAGTTCTTAAAAGATAATCCTCTGCGCAAGGAAGGGACAAAGAAGAATTTTGTAGAAGGAAAATTGAGATTCGGAAAAGTAATAGTTTTGGAAAAGGCAGACTACCATATTCATCTTGGTGTTAATATTTTGCCGACTAAATCTTCTAAGAAAGTAATAATTGACCTGGAATTTTGTTTAAATAAAGTTCATGGTAAATCAAAAACAGGAAAAATAAAAAAGCTTACTAAGGGATCTTATTTCGAATCTCTTGAGGGCTTTGTTCAATGGCTAAGGTCGTATTTCACTGAATCATTAAAAGTTGAAAGTAAAAGCTTCATAATATTTAATTTTAAGAAAGACAAATATAAGCCTTTACTTGAGCTACCATTTAAGATAACTGTTCCAACAATAGAAGAAGTAGAATTAGGAGATGTCAGTATAAGCGGGGTATTTTTAGATTTTAAAAATGCGAAGTTCGGCGTTGACAATGTTATCATTAGTCTTCATAAAGAAGGGCTTGTTGTAACTATTGTGAATTCCGTTAAACCTTTTGATGAACATTATTTTGCTAATACATTAGAATCCAGCTCCAAGTTTGTTAAAATATTCATTAGAGAGTCAGAAAACAATGGAACTATTTAAGGTCATTGAAGATATACGCTGCAAGAAAGATCCCCTGTGTGATAAGACGGCTGATTTCATAGAAGAATATTCTAAAGTAGAGTTTCAAAAAAGAAAGATTGAACGAACATTGGAAGAAGCTAATACTACCTTAATATTAAAAGACCGTGAAATTGAATCGTTGAGAAAAATATTTTACGATAAATTTAATACGGAATTTAAAGAG
It encodes the following:
- a CDS encoding peroxidase, which produces MSWIKTVPDNEADGLLAEIYEQTRAKFGHVINLVKIQSLNAEAIAIGRKFYRHLMDKPGGLSRLQRVLIATVVSKLNGCYY
- a CDS encoding endonuclease MutS2 — protein: MDEQTLRVLEFDKVLEMAAAFAVTVPGRVVVRKISPLKKAEDIRRQIDLVSECRRFLSEGRAMGIEHFDDLSPLFQRVRPADAMLEPVEIRAFLPLLYSSFNLKILSEDPSCPGLGEIVSLLATHPHIRKAIEGAIDLEGKIRDSASPELSHIRKGLKSCEIKIKNTLEGILKQKEMETYLQDFYVTERNKRWVIPVKRDFKSNVPGVVHDISNTGETVFVEPYPVQQLGNELESLRAEEKLEEYRILRSLASLIRAHLHEIESDYRIVAQVDSLQAMAVFSGQMDMSPPEINEKGYMNIIRGQHPLLWKRLKKENREGALVPLDIDLGRGHSCMVITGSNAGGKTVSLKTIGVLNLMALSGMHIPAGSGTTVPLLNNVLADIGDEQSIEQNLSTFSAHIKRISEIIRQSSARTLIVIDELGTGTDPEQGGALSCAVLRKMKQLGALILVSTHLGMLKAFAHSEPGMINSAMEMEEVTVNGVSTYRPTYKLIIGEPGTSHAFEIAESLGLNADVISEARDFVKDEGGRIEPLITELKHKTRELDNRLKETEGLKQEAERLRSNLKEEITRLKAAEKETMAKALSESEEVIRQAKKEARDIIDILKRASLSEARELAKGLDKKLEEVITIRKQFAPEKINLLKEVKEGQRAFVITLKKHGIIQSVNEKTQKCRVLIEGKEFTVSMKDLSSPVTDIAEKQSPARKGERPFAPAETGDANIPHEIKVIGQRVDPALSLIERFLNDASMAGMTQVKIIHGIGTGILARAIRDYLKDHPLVESFRKGNEDEGGEAVTVVVL